The DNA segment GAACATGGTGTCACGGACTGAACTGCCATCACTCACCTTGTACAAGGAGATGGTGTTTGAGTTGCAGGATCACCTTGCCCATTATGAGCTGAGTGCATTAAAGAAATATGTGAATCGACTACAGCGTGGCGGGCTGATTGAATATAAGGTTCGAAAGGCTCCCTGTGGAAGCTACAGTCAGCATTTCTTGTGGAAGGATGATGTAGTGTTCAGTTTGTTCTGGACCTGCGTGCTGCGTATTCCCGGACTGGGGGCCCTGTTGATCTATCTGAAGCAAAGGCGGCATTAGGAATGGACATCCTCATCCTGAACTACGAATACCCACCGCTTGGCGGTGGCGCTGCCAATGCTACCTTCAACCTGGTGCGCGAGTTGTCCGGTCGGTCGGATCTCCAGGTTACCGTAGTCACCTCGGCGGTTGGTGCTGCCCGGGTGGAACAGCCGGCAGACAATGTAACCCTGCATTTTCTGGATATTGGCAAAACCGCCGACAGCCTACATTACCAGAGCTTTCGCGATCTGATTGTGTACGCCTGGCGGGCCTGGCGCGCTGTGCGTCGCCTGCAGAAGCAGCAGCGGTTCGATGTGGTGCATGCCTTTTTTGGCATCCCCTGCGGGTTTGTGGCGCGGTTTTTGGGTGTGCCATACATCGTCAGTCTGCGCGGCAGCGATGTGCCGGGCTACAGCCCGCGCATGCAGCGGCTGGAACGGCTGGGGCTGCGGCGCCTGTCGCGCTGGGTCTGGCGGGGGGCGGCTGCGGTAACGGTAAACTCCGCCGGTCTGGGGGAGCTTGCCGCACAGACCCTTGCTGCCGAGTATCCGGTTATCCCCAACGGGGTGGACACGGATCTGTTTGCGCCAGCTGCCGCATCTGCCAGGCGGCCACCCGCTGCTGCGCCGGAGGCAGGGCTGCGGCTGGTGTCTACCGGCAGGCTTATCCCCCGCAAGGGCTATCATCTGCTGATCCCGGCCCTGCGACCGCAGGATTCGCTGGTATTGATCGGCGACGGGCCCGAGCGTGCTGCCTTGCAGCAGCTGGCTGCAGGCAAACAGGTGCGTTTTCTGGGCGAGCAGCCGCGCGAGGTAATCGCCCGCGAACTGCAGCAGGCCGATGCCTTTGTGCTGCCCAGCGCCAACGAGGGCATGAGCAACAGCCTGCTGGAGGCCATGGCCGCCGGACTGCCGGTGGTGGTAACCGATGTCGGCGGATCACGTGAGCTGGTAGATGGCAACGGCGTGGTCTTGCCTGAGCGCAGCATCCAAGCCCTGCAGACCGCCCTGCAGCAGCTTTCGGATATGGATCTTGCTGCCATGGGGTGCCGATCCCGAGAGATCGCCCTGCAGTTTTCCTGGGCAGCAATGGCAGGGTCTTATATTGAGCTGTATCGGGCTTGCTGATTTTGTATTCTCCCGCATGCGACAGCATAGTTTTTGGGCTTATACCCATAAAAACTATGTTGATCAACTGTTTTTTTATGCTTACACTACTGTAGCAGGGGTTTGGTATGATTCAAAGACCATTGTATTACAGTACGCTTTTAGATTTTGTAGATACGCCATTTGTAAAGATTCTGTCAGGAATCAGACGTTCCGGTAAATCGACTATCATGAAGTTAATTCAGGAAAAGCTGACCAGTAATGGTATTACACAGCAGAACATAATTTATCTGAATTTTGAAAGCATGCAGTATATCAATCTTCGGCAATCAGAAGCTTTGTATAATCATGTT comes from the Spirochaeta africana DSM 8902 genome and includes:
- a CDS encoding glycosyltransferase family 4 protein, encoding MDILILNYEYPPLGGGAANATFNLVRELSGRSDLQVTVVTSAVGAARVEQPADNVTLHFLDIGKTADSLHYQSFRDLIVYAWRAWRAVRRLQKQQRFDVVHAFFGIPCGFVARFLGVPYIVSLRGSDVPGYSPRMQRLERLGLRRLSRWVWRGAAAVTVNSAGLGELAAQTLAAEYPVIPNGVDTDLFAPAAASARRPPAAAPEAGLRLVSTGRLIPRKGYHLLIPALRPQDSLVLIGDGPERAALQQLAAGKQVRFLGEQPREVIARELQQADAFVLPSANEGMSNSLLEAMAAGLPVVVTDVGGSRELVDGNGVVLPERSIQALQTALQQLSDMDLAAMGCRSREIALQFSWAAMAGSYIELYRAC